A stretch of the Janthinobacterium sp. 64 genome encodes the following:
- a CDS encoding tyrosine-type recombinase/integrase has protein sequence MAQATVLRPGQYRHLLRVTAAISRDPERDTLVLLLGIMCGMRVSEIAQIEVQDVLFPSGAIRQEVSLRAAITKGCRQRCIYPTNRALIKALESYLTYRLERRWRMSDDPLRYRGLRPDSALVLTFKGFKYSMNRKRRINQAGEQVDYAACDALQAHVTKLYRDAGINGGSSHSGRRTMASRLLGQGHSLETLQLLLGHADLDHVDPYLEVDNKKLRQAFIDVLP, from the coding sequence ATGGCACAAGCCACTGTCTTACGTCCGGGCCAGTACCGGCACTTACTCCGCGTCACAGCAGCCATCAGTCGCGATCCCGAACGCGATACTCTCGTCCTGTTGTTAGGGATCATGTGCGGTATGAGGGTGAGCGAAATCGCACAAATTGAAGTTCAGGATGTGCTGTTTCCATCCGGGGCGATTCGGCAAGAAGTATCACTTCGGGCAGCTATCACGAAGGGATGCCGCCAGCGCTGCATCTATCCCACGAACCGGGCGCTCATCAAGGCGTTGGAATCCTACCTAACCTACCGGTTAGAACGGCGTTGGCGCATGAGTGACGACCCCCTGCGTTATCGCGGCCTACGGCCCGATAGCGCTTTGGTGCTAACCTTCAAGGGCTTCAAATACAGTATGAATCGAAAGCGCCGGATCAACCAAGCGGGCGAGCAAGTCGATTACGCAGCCTGTGACGCCTTGCAAGCCCATGTGACTAAGTTGTACCGGGACGCGGGCATTAATGGAGGCAGCAGTCATTCTGGCCGGCGCACGATGGCATCCCGGTTACTAGGACAGGGACATTCACTGGAAACGCTTCAGCTCTTGCTGGGGCATGCCGATCTGGACCACGTTGATCCATATCTTGAGGTAGATAACAAAAAGCTGCGGCAGGCTTTCATAGACGTGCTACCATAA